The window ATTTTTTGTTGTTTGCCTAATTTGCGGTGCTGTTGCTTTTGCACAGCAAACAAAAACCTATGCCGAAAAGCTGGGCTGGCCCAAAGGCGCACGTGTAATTATTTTGCATGTTGACGACGCCGGGATGTCGCATGAATCAAACGATGGCGTGCAAACAGCCATAGAAAAGGGCGTGGCCACCTCAACCAGTGTCATGATGCCCTGCCCCTGGGTACCCGAATTTGTAAAATACCTGGATAAGCACCCCAATACCGATGCCGGGCTGCATTTAACCTTAACATCCGAATGGGATAATTACCGCTGGGGGCCGTTGGCGGGTAAAAGTGTGGTACCCGGCCTTACAGATAAACAGGGATGTTTGTACCCCAGTGTTGTGGCTGTTTATTTTAATGCATCGGCAGATGAAGTTGACAAGGAAATAAGGGCGCAACTGGACAGGGCTTTAAAAATGGGTTTTAAGCCTACGCATCTTGATTCGCACATGGGCACCCTATTTGCCAAGCCGGCATATACCGAAAAGTATATTAAGCTTGGAATTGAAAAGCAAATTCCGGTGATGTTCCCCGGCGGCGATGACCTGTTTTACCGTGCCGAAGCCCGTGCCGCTACCATAGCCGAATTAAAAAAACAGGGTAAATATACCGAAGGCATGACGATACCTGATCCCGCAGTTTTGGCCAATGTGAAAGAAACCGGAGCTATGATCTGGAAGGCCGGGCTGCCCGTTCTCGACGATCTGCATAACTCAAGTTACGATTGGCAGATGCCCGATATCGATAAAATGACCGACGCCCAAATTCAAAAATGGTACACCGATCACTATATCGAAAGCATTGGTCGCCTTTCGCCGGGATTAACCATGGTAATTATGCATTGTACTAATCCCTCGCCAAATTTCGATCAGATATCGGATACCGGAAAAAAACGTAAAGGCGATTTGCTGGCCATGCTCGATCCACGGTTAAAAGCATTCTTAAAAGAGAAAGGATTTATACTAACCACCTGGCGCGAGGTAATGGAAAGAAGGGTGAAGGCGGGGATAGATTAATTATTGAATTATTGAATTATTGAATTATTGAATTATTGAATTATTGAATTATTGAATTATTGAATTATTGAATTATTGAATTATTTGTTTTAATTCCATTTTCAAATTTTCAAATCATCAAATTTTCAAATTAGTTTTAATTCTGTATCAGCTTATACTTTCCTGATTTAATTAGCTTTTGCTGATCGGCCGAAAAGGAGGTACGGCCGCCAAAATCCTGTACCCAGTAGCTTTTATATTCTGCTACGCCAACTTCTTTAAAGTCGGGATTCATCAGGTTTTGGCAATGGCCTTCGCTTTTGAACCAGCCATCCATTACTTCGGCTATGCTTTGCTGGCCCTGTGCAATGTTTTCGCCTATGGCAAAGCTTTTATAACCTTTAAACTTATAACCGGCAAAAACTATCCTGTCTTCCATACTGCGGCCATCTTTACTGGTATGGCTAAAATAATTGCGTTTGGCCATATCCTTTGCATGGCCGGTTGCTGCATCAAACAGTTTATCGTTCCAGGTTAAGGGAGGAGCGGGCGGGAAATACTTATCTCCACAATTGCAGCCCCTGGCCCGGGTTTGGTTTATCCGGGATAAAAACTCGCTTTTAAATTCCTGTGTTTGCCCAAAGGCTTTGCCGCATATTAATAATATGGCAACTAAATATATAGTGCTTAAAAATGATTTACTCATATACTTATCAGACAAACAAAACGGAATGGGGTTTAGTATGGTGTATCTAAGAAATTTTTTAAATAGTTGAGGCGGTGTTATTGATTATTGGAATAGTCCTTATTAGATTACTGAACATAAACTATTGCCGGGGTTTCCGGAGCCTTATACGCCAACGGCTTCGCTTTCTACGTCGCAGGTAATAAATCATTACTGCTATTGCCATAACTGCAAGCGCAATGATAAGCGTTACAACGAGACTGTATGCCGTGCCGAGGCGAGTTTGGAGCCGCGTTTGAAGCTGGAGGTATATACTTTTTTTTTGACGATGATTGAGTCTTGCTTTTTAAGCTGAACGGAGTCTTTTTTAGCAATCATTGCCAATTTGGTTTCCTCTGCTTTTCGAATGCTATCGTCTAAAAATTCATGTCGTTTTATGGCAACGGCGGCTTTGTCGTAATTCTTCATGTGCCGGTACAAATCAGCATAACCTACCTGCACTGCCGATTCATTCCTTGAATCCTTGTTTTTTACAGCAATTTTTAAAGCTTCGTTTAAATCGCCCATGGCAAGTGTGTAATCCTTAATGTCGCTTTTTATAGCCGATAGCTCAATTAACGATGCAATGATATTAGGAACATCATGTTTTAAACGGGATATATTGTTTGATTGCAATATGAACCATTTGGCCTGGCTGTAATTATGCTGCGAGCGGTAAATTTTTGACAGGTTGTTGTAACAGGTACGTAAACCTAAAGAATCATTCATGCTTGAGTAAACATGTAGCGCCAGCATCGAGTAATTTAACGCTTCGTTTTTGTAATAGTGTCTTAAGTTCCTGTTGCTAACCGTATCATAGTGCATGTATTCTTCGGCTATAGCGTTGTAAATGGGGCCTTTTAAAGAATCGCTTGTGAGCTGTAATTTTTGCTTAAGACTATCCAGGTCACCAGTGTAAGCTGATAATTTTGATCCGGCTAATAACGTAAAGATGAGGCAAGTAAGCAGTTTCTTCATATAGGGGTTACCGAATATAGCAATATATTTTAATAAACGTAATCAAATAATGTGCCTGATTAGGCGGGCCATGCGCCTGAAGGAATAACATAGATGTGAAATGTTGTTTTTTGCGCTGCGATGGCCTTTTTGAGGCTAAACCTAAGTGTTGTTTTTTTTTAACAGGGCCCGGTTTTTTTTTGCACATTTTATTTGGTACACAAAACTGGACAGGATTTTTACCGGTTACAGCTATTATGTACTAAACAATAGTCTGTTCGTACCTGGCGATAAAATGTTGCAGTGCCTTTGATCGCTTTAGCAAAAAATTGAAAAGCAAGATGCCGATAGACGCGCAACTGATGCCTGCCAATACATCAAGCACATAGTGGTGGCTGGCATATACCGCAGTAAACCAGATGCCCAGCATTACCACGGCAAAAAACAAGTTTGCCTTACCAAGCCGGTTTTTAATACCGTAATATAAAACAATAACCGGGTATGATGAATGTAATGACGGCATGGCCGCAAACACGTTTGAGCCCTTGGCGTAAATAGATTTGAAAACGCCCGCGTGAAAAAATTCGTCAAACTTGGCCAGTCCTGCGGTATTACCCTGGGTTAACGGATGAAATTGCAGGCCATGGTACTGTACATACCAGGGCGGGGCCGCCGGGAAAGCGTAATAAACTACAAAACCCAATAAATTAACCAGTACGAAGGTGAGTGAAAATTTAAGGAACTGCTTTTTGTTTTTAAAAAACAAAAAAGTTGCAAAAGCAAGCGGTACCGGAATCCAGCACAGGTAAAATATACCTGCCATAACATCAATAACAGTGTTGCCGTTTGCCCGCCAGTATTCATTTGGGGTAAGCAGGCTGCCTTTGTAATGGATGCCGAACAAGCGTTTTTCGAAATTATAGATATCGGCTATGTGTACGGTATTGAAATTGTAGTTGGGGAAGGCCTTCATGTAATCAAATATGATCCAGTATACAATGAAGATGCTGAAGCCGAGGATAAATTTGCGGGTAACCGCCGAAGCGTAAAAAAGAGAATTAAATATCAGTACAAGCGTTAACTCATCGCTTTTGTAACCGATTAAAAAGTAGGAGAGCACTAAATACCCTATCGAGATGAGCGAAACAATAAGTACCGTTTTGGTATTAATTGTTACACTGTTATGCGCGGTAGTATTCACCTTATTTTTTTAAGAAGCCGGAACGGAATATTTTGTCCCACAATGGTGAACTCACTCCGTAGCCCCTGTCGGGATCCTGGTAGTGGTGCAGCATATGGTGTTGCTTTATTTTTTTAAACAGGCCGCTTTTAAAGTTAAAATGATGCATAGCATAGTGCGATATATCATAAAACAGGTAGCCTAATATAAAGCCCGGAAAAAAGCCAAAAACATTATCAGCAGGCAGTATCCATTTAAACAAAAAGAAGAAGCCGGTAGCCAG is drawn from Mucilaginibacter ginsenosidivorax and contains these coding sequences:
- a CDS encoding polysaccharide deacetylase family protein; the encoded protein is MKKIVFFVVCLICGAVAFAQQTKTYAEKLGWPKGARVIILHVDDAGMSHESNDGVQTAIEKGVATSTSVMMPCPWVPEFVKYLDKHPNTDAGLHLTLTSEWDNYRWGPLAGKSVVPGLTDKQGCLYPSVVAVYFNASADEVDKEIRAQLDRALKMGFKPTHLDSHMGTLFAKPAYTEKYIKLGIEKQIPVMFPGGDDLFYRAEARAATIAELKKQGKYTEGMTIPDPAVLANVKETGAMIWKAGLPVLDDLHNSSYDWQMPDIDKMTDAQIQKWYTDHYIESIGRLSPGLTMVIMHCTNPSPNFDQISDTGKKRKGDLLAMLDPRLKAFLKEKGFILTTWREVMERRVKAGID
- a CDS encoding CAP domain-containing protein; the encoded protein is MSKSFLSTIYLVAILLICGKAFGQTQEFKSEFLSRINQTRARGCNCGDKYFPPAPPLTWNDKLFDAATGHAKDMAKRNYFSHTSKDGRSMEDRIVFAGYKFKGYKSFAIGENIAQGQQSIAEVMDGWFKSEGHCQNLMNPDFKEVGVAEYKSYWVQDFGGRTSFSADQQKLIKSGKYKLIQN
- a CDS encoding phosphatase PAP2 family protein, coding for MNTTAHNSVTINTKTVLIVSLISIGYLVLSYFLIGYKSDELTLVLIFNSLFYASAVTRKFILGFSIFIVYWIIFDYMKAFPNYNFNTVHIADIYNFEKRLFGIHYKGSLLTPNEYWRANGNTVIDVMAGIFYLCWIPVPLAFATFLFFKNKKQFLKFSLTFVLVNLLGFVVYYAFPAAPPWYVQYHGLQFHPLTQGNTAGLAKFDEFFHAGVFKSIYAKGSNVFAAMPSLHSSYPVIVLYYGIKNRLGKANLFFAVVMLGIWFTAVYASHHYVLDVLAGISCASIGILLFNFLLKRSKALQHFIARYEQTIV